In a genomic window of Leptolyngbya sp. SIO1E4:
- a CDS encoding diflavin flavoprotein, with protein MVVAAPQVQNRLTIQVEAVAADTTVIRSLDWDRDRFDIEFGLQNGTTYNSFIIRGEKTALVDTSHGKFRQLYLETLKGQIDPTEIDYIVISHTEPDHSGLVRDVLELAPQATIVGAKVALAFLDDLVHRPFERLQVKNGDTLDLGNGHVLEFLNAPNLHWPDTIFTYDHQSQVLFTCDAFGLHYCSDAVYDEDLAAISPDFRFYYECLMAPNARSVLSAMKRMDALPEIKTVATGHGPLLRHNVVELTGRYRRWSQEKSQSETLVAVFYMSDYGYSDRISQAIAHGITKTNVTVEMMDLRSADPQEVNELVGRAKGLVIGMIPATGAKVAQAALGTILAAVKDKQTVGLFESYGGDDDPIDPLLTRFQDLELRIAFDPIRIKDTPNEGVYQLCEEAGTDLGQLLGQAKKMKKLKSLNAELEKALGRISSGLYIITAKKGEVTSAMLASWVSQASFQPLGFTVAVAKDRAIESLMQVGDSFVLNILEEGNYAALMKHFLKRFPPGGDRFAGIRTRPAQNGSPLLADALAYLECTVTSRMEVSDHWIVYCTVQEGKVSNPDRLTAVHHRKVGTYY; from the coding sequence ATGGTCGTAGCCGCACCCCAAGTTCAAAATCGCCTCACCATTCAGGTAGAAGCGGTTGCCGCAGACACCACGGTCATTCGCTCCCTCGACTGGGATCGCGATCGCTTCGACATTGAGTTTGGCCTGCAAAACGGGACTACCTATAACTCTTTCATCATTCGTGGCGAAAAAACGGCCCTGGTAGACACCTCCCACGGTAAGTTTCGGCAGCTCTACCTAGAAACGCTTAAGGGCCAGATTGACCCCACTGAAATTGACTACATCGTCATCAGCCACACAGAACCTGACCACAGTGGCCTGGTGCGAGATGTGCTGGAGCTCGCTCCCCAGGCAACGATCGTGGGTGCCAAGGTGGCGCTGGCATTCTTAGATGACTTGGTGCATCGTCCCTTTGAGCGCTTGCAGGTGAAAAACGGAGACACGCTGGACTTGGGCAACGGTCACGTCCTGGAATTTTTGAACGCTCCTAACCTGCACTGGCCTGACACCATTTTTACCTATGACCACCAGAGCCAAGTGCTGTTTACCTGTGATGCCTTTGGCCTACACTACTGCAGCGACGCAGTCTATGACGAAGACCTGGCCGCGATTTCTCCAGATTTCCGATTCTACTATGAGTGCTTGATGGCCCCCAATGCGCGCTCGGTGCTCTCCGCCATGAAGCGCATGGATGCGCTACCAGAGATCAAAACGGTGGCAACCGGGCACGGTCCCTTATTGCGCCACAACGTTGTGGAACTGACGGGGCGCTATCGCCGTTGGAGCCAGGAAAAGAGCCAATCGGAGACGCTGGTGGCCGTTTTCTACATGTCTGACTACGGCTACAGCGATCGCATTTCTCAAGCTATCGCCCATGGCATCACCAAAACGAATGTCACGGTAGAAATGATGGATTTGCGATCGGCCGATCCCCAAGAGGTGAATGAATTGGTGGGGCGGGCCAAGGGGCTCGTGATCGGTATGATTCCAGCCACAGGGGCCAAGGTAGCTCAAGCTGCATTAGGCACCATTCTGGCAGCGGTGAAAGATAAACAAACGGTGGGCCTGTTCGAGTCCTACGGCGGTGACGATGACCCCATTGACCCGCTCTTAACGCGCTTCCAAGACCTGGAGTTGCGGATTGCCTTTGACCCGATTCGCATTAAAGATACGCCCAACGAAGGAGTTTATCAGCTCTGTGAAGAAGCAGGCACCGACTTAGGGCAGCTTCTGGGCCAGGCGAAGAAGATGAAAAAGTTAAAGTCCTTAAATGCGGAGCTAGAAAAAGCGCTAGGCCGCATCAGCAGTGGACTTTACATCATCACCGCGAAAAAAGGGGAAGTCACTAGCGCCATGCTGGCGTCTTGGGTGTCTCAGGCCAGCTTCCAGCCCCTGGGGTTCACCGTGGCCGTGGCCAAAGACCGGGCCATTGAATCTCTGATGCAGGTGGGAGATTCATTTGTGCTCAACATTCTGGAAGAAGGGAATTACGCCGCCCTTATGAAGCACTTCTTAAAGCGCTTTCCCCCGGGGGGCGATCGCTTTGCGGGTATCCGCACCCGCCCTGCCCAGAACGGCTCACCACTCCTGGCGGATGCCCTGGCCTATCTGGAATGTACGGTGACTAGCCGCATGGAAGTCAGCGACCACTGGATTGTGTACTGCACCGTTCAGGAAGGAAAGGTATCTAACCCGGATAGATTAACTGCGGTTCATCATCGCAAGGTGGGAACTTACTACTAG
- a CDS encoding rhomboid family intramembrane serine protease: MTSDDPELQKKLQRLMAEVESGSPPASVSQTSHSSQPTVSSSSKGFMERLQHRFLLPLQILAIPWGQEIIDQVFFQGQWNLPVHPRSIEGIPGIFLSAFSHGGFGHLIGNSIAFAIFSWLILAKSKRDYWVTFCIGWIGGGFANWLLGPQSAHGLSGVVYTLFGYLLFIGWLERRFVPLAISVFVLINYSAFIFGVLPTQPMVAWWGHLFGFLLGVLAAYGVYREPAPKR, translated from the coding sequence ATGACATCAGACGATCCTGAGTTACAGAAGAAGTTGCAACGGTTGATGGCTGAGGTTGAGTCTGGATCACCTCCCGCTTCGGTCTCCCAGACTTCCCACTCATCACAACCCACCGTTTCTAGCTCAAGCAAGGGCTTTATGGAGCGCTTGCAACACCGTTTTCTGTTGCCTTTACAAATTCTGGCCATTCCCTGGGGTCAAGAGATTATCGATCAGGTTTTCTTCCAGGGACAGTGGAATCTGCCTGTGCATCCTCGCAGCATCGAAGGGATCCCAGGTATCTTTCTATCGGCTTTTTCCCATGGGGGGTTTGGCCATTTAATCGGGAACAGCATTGCTTTTGCGATCTTTAGCTGGCTAATTCTGGCTAAGAGTAAGCGCGACTACTGGGTGACCTTCTGCATCGGGTGGATTGGAGGGGGGTTTGCCAACTGGCTGCTGGGGCCACAGAGCGCCCATGGATTGAGCGGGGTAGTCTATACCCTGTTTGGATACCTACTATTCATTGGCTGGCTAGAAAGGCGATTTGTCCCACTGGCAATTTCGGTGTTTGTTCTCATCAATTACAGCGCCTTTATTTTTGGCGTCTTGCCTACTCAGCCCATGGTTGCCTGGTGGGGCCACCTGTTTGGTTTCTTGCTGGGCGTCTTGGCAGCCTATGGCGTTTATCGAGAACCTGCCCCCAAGCGGTGA
- a CDS encoding beta-ketoacyl-ACP synthase produces the protein MTVVVTGLGLVSALGPTTDAMWQRLLQGESAIALRHPFSEISPCPVAMLGKEPSVLTTLLLSATAAVVQDAGLLATLPECGVVIGSSRAQQGRWEQFLTHQPIDGWVDSLPHMGAISVARKIGSKGPVLAPMAACATGLWAIAQGADLIRTGQCERVLVGAGEAAITPLTLAGFLQMRALAQSGCYPFDEQREGLVLGEGAALLLLEAEQTARARSARIYGQVLGAGLTADANHVTAPDLASGGGGLSAVATCLKRSGLVPENISLIHAHGTATALNDAYEAALIQETFPSQVWVTSTKGATGHTLGASGAMGAAVCLLALHHQILPPCVGLRTPAFELNLVRQAQPASLSSALCFSFGFGGQNAVVAFSAYSERQKDRGQKDE, from the coding sequence ATGACGGTAGTGGTCACAGGGCTAGGCTTAGTGTCGGCGCTGGGGCCGACGACTGATGCCATGTGGCAGCGCCTACTCCAGGGTGAGAGTGCCATCGCCCTGCGTCACCCTTTTTCTGAAATCTCTCCTTGCCCAGTCGCGATGCTAGGCAAGGAGCCCAGCGTGTTGACTACGTTACTGTTAAGCGCGACTGCCGCTGTTGTCCAAGATGCTGGTTTGCTCGCAACTTTACCGGAGTGTGGGGTGGTGATTGGCAGCAGTCGGGCCCAGCAAGGGCGATGGGAGCAGTTTCTCACTCATCAGCCAATAGACGGCTGGGTCGATAGTTTGCCCCATATGGGCGCGATCTCGGTGGCGCGCAAGATTGGCAGCAAGGGCCCTGTTTTAGCCCCGATGGCTGCCTGTGCCACTGGGCTATGGGCGATCGCCCAAGGGGCTGACCTGATCCGCACGGGGCAGTGTGAGCGAGTTCTCGTGGGGGCAGGGGAGGCAGCGATTACGCCATTGACGCTAGCTGGGTTTCTGCAGATGCGGGCACTCGCTCAGTCAGGGTGTTATCCCTTTGATGAGCAGCGAGAGGGGTTAGTGCTCGGAGAGGGAGCGGCGCTGCTATTGCTGGAGGCCGAACAAACGGCAAGGGCGCGATCGGCCCGCATTTATGGCCAAGTGCTGGGGGCTGGTTTGACGGCTGATGCCAATCATGTCACTGCTCCTGATCTGGCCAGCGGAGGAGGAGGGCTTTCTGCGGTGGCTACCTGTCTGAAACGGAGTGGCCTGGTGCCTGAAAACATTAGTCTTATTCATGCCCACGGCACTGCCACTGCCCTCAACGATGCCTATGAAGCTGCCCTGATTCAGGAAACTTTTCCTTCTCAAGTGTGGGTCACCTCTACGAAAGGTGCGACGGGGCATACGCTGGGCGCCTCGGGGGCGATGGGGGCGGCTGTGTGTCTTTTGGCTTTACACCATCAAATCTTGCCGCCGTGTGTTGGATTGCGAACGCCCGCGTTTGAGTTGAACCTGGTGCGCCAAGCCCAGCCAGCCAGCCTGTCGAGTGCTCTCTGCTTCAGTTTTGGGTTTGGGGGGCAAAATGCGGTCGTGGCTTTCAGTGCCTACAGCGAAAGGCAGAAAGATAGGGGGCAGAAGGATGAATGA
- a CDS encoding peptidylprolyl isomerase, which translates to MMMHLRRWSWMLCLLVAVVMISACTGGDATSEASDPETEGAAPVEETADSTPDLAVENSSGENLPVLTGTATVEMQINGGRVVMELNGEQAPVTAGNFADLVQRGVYDGLVFHRVVKSPEPFVVQGGDPQSADPSVPPQALGTGSFIDPETQQPRLIPLEIQPAGADEPLYSQTFEMAGVTEAPAMSHTRGALAMARSQLPDSASSQFYIALADLAFLDGNYAVFGYVTEGMDVVDGIEQGDVIESVTITSGIENLQQPE; encoded by the coding sequence ATGATGATGCATCTTCGTCGATGGAGCTGGATGCTCTGCCTATTGGTGGCTGTGGTGATGATCAGTGCCTGCACAGGAGGAGATGCGACCAGCGAAGCTTCGGATCCTGAAACTGAGGGCGCAGCCCCTGTAGAAGAAACTGCGGACTCGACCCCTGACCTGGCTGTTGAGAATAGCTCGGGTGAAAACTTACCTGTACTCACAGGGACAGCTACCGTCGAGATGCAGATCAATGGCGGACGGGTAGTGATGGAACTAAATGGGGAGCAGGCTCCGGTGACTGCGGGTAACTTTGCAGATTTAGTTCAGCGAGGAGTTTACGATGGCTTAGTTTTCCATCGTGTGGTTAAGTCTCCTGAGCCCTTTGTGGTTCAAGGAGGAGATCCTCAAAGTGCGGATCCCTCTGTGCCTCCTCAAGCATTGGGAACTGGCAGTTTTATTGATCCAGAAACTCAGCAACCGCGTTTGATTCCGCTGGAAATCCAGCCTGCTGGCGCTGACGAGCCGCTTTACAGTCAGACTTTTGAAATGGCTGGCGTAACAGAAGCTCCCGCGATGTCGCATACCCGTGGCGCGCTGGCGATGGCGCGATCGCAGCTGCCTGATTCTGCCTCATCTCAGTTTTATATTGCCTTAGCCGACTTAGCCTTCTTGGATGGCAACTATGCCGTTTTTGGCTATGTGACCGAGGGAATGGATGTGGTAGATGGCATTGAACAGGGAGATGTGATTGAATCGGTTACTATCACCTCTGGCATTGAAAATCTACAGCAACCTGAATAG
- a CDS encoding photosystem I assembly protein Ycf4: MTTSTKSDSKKVLKYSVLGARRLSNYWWAAVISLGATGFLLAGLSSYLQTNLLPFADPMSLIFIPQGIAMGFYGVAGILLASYLWVIIGLDVGGGYNEFNRETGEMRILRSGFLGKNRKIEIVQPLDKILAVRVDIREGLNPKRALYLRIKGRSDIPLTRVGQPLPLSELENQGAELARFLQVPLEGL, from the coding sequence ATGACAACATCCACAAAGTCAGATAGCAAGAAGGTTTTGAAGTATTCTGTCCTCGGGGCAAGACGTCTCAGCAATTATTGGTGGGCCGCTGTCATTTCCTTGGGGGCGACTGGGTTTCTGCTGGCTGGGCTATCAAGCTATTTGCAAACCAACTTGTTACCGTTTGCAGATCCAATGTCTCTCATTTTTATTCCCCAAGGCATTGCGATGGGGTTCTACGGAGTTGCTGGAATCCTTTTGGCAAGCTACCTTTGGGTCATTATTGGGTTGGATGTTGGTGGCGGTTACAACGAGTTCAATCGAGAAACTGGCGAAATGCGAATTCTGCGCTCAGGCTTTTTGGGCAAGAATCGTAAGATCGAGATTGTGCAACCGCTGGATAAAATTTTGGCGGTTCGGGTTGATATTCGGGAAGGGCTGAATCCAAAGCGAGCGCTATATTTGCGGATTAAGGGACGCTCTGACATTCCTCTGACACGGGTAGGGCAGCCTTTGCCGCTATCTGAATTGGAAAATCAAGGGGCAGAACTGGCGCGATTTTTACAGGTTCCTTTAGAAGGGCTCTAG